A region from the Phaenicophaeus curvirostris isolate KB17595 chromosome 3, BPBGC_Pcur_1.0, whole genome shotgun sequence genome encodes:
- the LOC138719037 gene encoding myosin regulatory light chain 2, smooth muscle minor isoform-like, producing the protein MSSKKAKTKTTKKRPQRATSNVFAMFDQSQIQEFKEAFNMIDQNRDGFIDKEDLHDMLASLGKNPTDEYLDAMMNEAPGPINFTMFLTMFGEKLNGTDPEDVIRNAFACFDEEATGFIQEDYLRELLTTMGDRFTDEEVDELYREAPIDKKGNFNYIEFTRILKHGAKDKDD; encoded by the exons ATGTCTagcaaaaaggcaaagacgaAGACCACCAAGAAGCGCCCTCAGCGCGCCACTTCCAATGTATTTGCAATGTTTGATCAGTCGCAAATTCAGGAATTCAAGGAGGCCTTCAACATGATTGACCAGAACAGGGATGGCTTCATTGACAAAGAGGACTTGCACGACATGCTCGCCTCCCTTG GAAAGAATCCAACAGATGAATACCTAGATGCCATGATGAATGAGGCTCCAGGCCCCATAAACTTCACAATGTTCCTCACAATGTTTGGTGAGAAGTTAAATGGCACAGACCCAGAAGACGTAATCAGGAATGCTTTTGCTTGCTTTGATGAAGAAGCAACAG GGTTCATTCAGGAAGACTACCTGCGAGAGCTGTTGACGACAATGGGAGACAGGTTCACAGATGAAGAGGTGGATGAGCTCTACAGAGAGGCACCCATTGACAAAAAGGGGAATTTCAACTACATTGAATTCACGCGCATCCTGAAACATGGAGCAAAAGACAAGGATGACTGA
- the LOC138719049 gene encoding myosin regulatory light chain 2, smooth muscle minor isoform isoform X1: MEYPFMIQMLGTACQVSDTKQEPTANMSSKRAKTKTTKKRPQRATSNVFAMFDQSQIQEFKEAFNMIDQNRDGFIDKEDLHDMLASLGKNPTDEYLDAMMNEAPGPINFTMFLTMFGEKLNGTDPEDVIRNAFACFDEEATGFIQEDYLRELLTTMGDRFTDEEVDELYREAPIDKKGNFNYIEFTRILKHGAKDKDD, from the exons ATGGAATATCCTTTTATGATCCAGATGCTTGGTACAGCATGTCAAGTATCTGAtacaaagcaag AACCAACAGCCAACATGTCtagcaaaagggcaaagacgaagACCACCAAGAAGCGCCCTCAGCGCGCCACTTCCAATGTATTTGCAATGTTTGATCAGTCGCAAATTCAGGAATTCAAGGAGGCCTTCAACATGATTGACCAGAACAGGGATGGCTTCATTGACAAAGAGGACTTGCACGACATGCTCGCCTCCCTTG GAAAGAATCCAACAGATGAATACCTAGATGCCATGATGAATGAGGCTCCAGGCCCCATAAACTTCACAATGTTCCTCACAATGTTTGGTGAGAAGTTAAATGGCACAGACCCAGAAGACGTAATCAGGAATGCTTTTGCTTGCTTTGATGAAGAAGCAACAG GGTTCATTCAGGAAGACTACCTGCGTGAGCTGCTGACAACAATGGGAGACAGGTTCACAGATGAAGAGGTGGATGAGCTCTACAGAGAGGCACCCATTGACAAAAAGGGGAATTTCAACTACATTGAGTTCACGCGCATCCTGAAACATGGAGCAAAAGACAAGGATGACTGA
- the LOC138719049 gene encoding myosin regulatory light chain 2, smooth muscle minor isoform isoform X2, giving the protein MSSKRAKTKTTKKRPQRATSNVFAMFDQSQIQEFKEAFNMIDQNRDGFIDKEDLHDMLASLGKNPTDEYLDAMMNEAPGPINFTMFLTMFGEKLNGTDPEDVIRNAFACFDEEATGFIQEDYLRELLTTMGDRFTDEEVDELYREAPIDKKGNFNYIEFTRILKHGAKDKDD; this is encoded by the exons ATGTCtagcaaaagggcaaagacgaagACCACCAAGAAGCGCCCTCAGCGCGCCACTTCCAATGTATTTGCAATGTTTGATCAGTCGCAAATTCAGGAATTCAAGGAGGCCTTCAACATGATTGACCAGAACAGGGATGGCTTCATTGACAAAGAGGACTTGCACGACATGCTCGCCTCCCTTG GAAAGAATCCAACAGATGAATACCTAGATGCCATGATGAATGAGGCTCCAGGCCCCATAAACTTCACAATGTTCCTCACAATGTTTGGTGAGAAGTTAAATGGCACAGACCCAGAAGACGTAATCAGGAATGCTTTTGCTTGCTTTGATGAAGAAGCAACAG GGTTCATTCAGGAAGACTACCTGCGTGAGCTGCTGACAACAATGGGAGACAGGTTCACAGATGAAGAGGTGGATGAGCTCTACAGAGAGGCACCCATTGACAAAAAGGGGAATTTCAACTACATTGAGTTCACGCGCATCCTGAAACATGGAGCAAAAGACAAGGATGACTGA